Part of the Triticum urartu cultivar G1812 chromosome 2, Tu2.1, whole genome shotgun sequence genome, AAAAATTGCAATGATCTCACGCTGTTGGTATTATTATCATGAACTAACAGGCCTGGGAACCACATCTGCCTCAACCATTGCAATATTGGCTGCGCTGTTTGGTTCAATTATTGGGTTCTTAGTCAGGCATTTCTATCCTTTCCATGTGAGTGTGTCTCTGCTTCCTTTATTACTTCAGAAAAGATCAATACAGTAATTAAGACAGGTGTACCTGAAACATGTAGGCAGGAAGTCTCCATCAACCGCTTTTTCAGCAGGATACAGAGGCAATACAGGAGAACCCAGAGGAAGGCCGCACTGATCAGCTGCTCCGACATCAGAAACGCAATTGCTAACTCCATGCTTTCTACCGTCCTGCTGAAACTAGTTAGAGTTAGTGTTGGTTATCTTACTGTTGTGTTACCTAGTATTAGGCTAGAGCGAGGAGTTGCCTGTAAGCCTTCTCCTTGTCCTTCTCTTCTTGATCTAGACATGGCTGGTACTACTACTCCTGCCATTGGTCTTGACAACGAAGCACTGCCTTCTACCGAGCTTTTGGGGGATTTCGTCGGCTTCGATGATAGTGACAGCGCTACGGATGAGGGCAATGAATCCGCCTTTGATGGCAGTGCTACTCAGGATGAGAATAAAGAGACGTCGCTTGACAGGGATTTGTGGGCgcttcttgataacccacaaggcAGCTCTAAGAAAATAGACAATATGATCGAGGCCAACTTATTGGACTTTTCAGGTCAAGACAAGTATTGCAGCCCAGCTGTTAACTATTCTGGAGTAAGCAGGAGGTTCCATGGAGGTAGCAAGGTTCTCTGAGCTTGCTGTAAGTGAATATTAGTTGTATTAGTGTCTAGTGTTTGCCTGCCTAAATGTCTAAATAACAACTGTGTTAGTATTTGCACGTATGAAAACCGTACTCGTCGTATCTACTGTGGCAGTGGCATGGAAGTATGTAACTAATGTACCTCGTTCATGGTGAACTACGGTTGTTTTATGTGAATATAATTAGCTTTCGTGCCATTGGTTGGCTGATTGCTTAAGCCGCTTCGAAGTTCTATGGCTTTGTTGTGGCTTGTGAGGAACTGAGCCTGGCTGCAAATGAAAGAGCATGATTATAATATGTTCGCCAATATTCAATGTTTCTTCTTCTTAATCTTCTTATATAAAAAGAGGGAGTTGTGAAGATCCAACATATCTCAGTTCAACCATGTCAATCCAATGGTCTATGTTCCTTCCATGTTTAGCGCTAATCATGTTTAGTACTCAACACGGTTAGGGCACTCCCAACACGGTTAGGGCACTCCCCTGAATACTTACTTTTGAAAGAAAAACTCCCTCCCAAACGCTTAATAGTACATCTGAGGAGCCATACCAAGTTTTGGTTATTGCCAAAACTATTAGCTTGAAATGGAAACCAACACCAACACATATGCACACAATACAAGTTTGGATTATATTTTCAAAATCATTTGTCTAGCAACCATGGGATATAGGGTGTTGGCATGGAAACTACTATATCGACAGcttcaaattattttcaaaactactccctctataaactaatataagagtgtttagatcactaaagtagtaatctaaacgttcttatattagtttacggagggagtactagctTAAAATAAAAATCAACACCAATACATCTCCTTGAGAGGAAACTTCGGATTATTTCCAAAATCACTTGTGTAGCAGCGACTGGACATGCACAACATCACCGGCTATGTGCACATTCGATGCAGCAAAACCAATATCACACGCGTGACACGACGATCATTGCTTGTGTACCGCAGCATGATCACGGCAAGATTCGAGTAGGGCAAGGCAGCGAGGGTTACATCCTCCATGGTTATCAAACTTCGTCATTTTTCTTTATGAGCGGAGGCTGATTTTGCAGAATATACAAGCAGGAAGCGCTCTTATCCTCGCCATGCCACACCCACGTTTCCCTCAGCTAGCAACCCGGCAGCGGCCGCCAAGGATGATGGAGCCTACTGATCACCCATGATGACAATTGTGGCTGGTCCGAAGAAGGCACAATCAAGCAACACATCGTCCTCGGAACCTATAGAAGCAAGCTCAGCCAATAGCAATTACCACATTATTACACCTCTTTATCAATTATGTTAGATTAGTATCCTATTAGACATTTTGTTGATTCTATTGAAATTATCGCCCCCTAACCAGGATAGATGAGGAAATTCCTTTCTATGGTTACACATGTGTTTGCACGTGCCCAATCACTAGTTGTTGGTAGTCACCGACTCATGAGATTCTCATCATGCTGTTGAGTTAAGCCTAACCAAACACCCACCAAATAGAAAAATTAGAAACACCATTCTATTACATAGGAGCGCAAATGAGTCCAATTTAGAGCTCCTACCAACACAGTTGTCAAGCTGAAACAACACGAAACACGGTACATGGCAGAAAGATAACAGAGATACTGTCGGCTATGACTCCTCATGTCTTCTTCTGTGTCGTTTATTTAAAACATGTGCTTTACGATTTGGTCACAAAGCATGGCCCCGTACCATACCGTCACAAATTAGATCAGTCTTTTATTTGCGGGGGGGAAACTAGATCGCTATTAAAGCCTAACGACCCATGAAATGGAAAAGCAGGCTCCTATGCAAAACAATTACACCTAGCGAAGACCCCTACTCCTCTATTCACCACCTCCAGGTCCAGGAGATGGCGAAGCAGCCACAGAGACGGACCAAGGCCAATGGACTTGTACCATTCATCATTTGACTTGTATGGCTGAAGTGTCACTAGAAAAGCTTGCTCGAGTTGTTGATCCA contains:
- the LOC125535877 gene encoding uncharacterized protein LOC125535877 isoform X1, translating into MASPPRVLLGHTLLLPFLPLLACAGLVLEDGYTVSTVSDLNPIGTHPYALLPRPRAGDLVLLDSAGSTLYTLPLPVSADAGPRRLAGGAGAFGHGHPRSIAVDGADNVYVADRANGSVRKVAPSGYTTTIAGGYSAGTGHRDEPAQNATFSPDFELTYIPKICALLVADRGNRLIRQIKLKPEDCAHENQKGLGTTSASTIAILAALFGSIIGFLVRHFYPFHEVSINRFFSRIQRQYRRTQRKAALISCSDIRNAIANSMLSTVLLKLVRVSVGYLTVVLPSIRLERGVACKPSPCPSLLDLDMAGTTTPAIGLDNEALPSTELLGDFVGFDDSDSATDEGNESAFDGSATQDENKETSLDRDLWALLDNPQGSSKKIDNMIEANLLDFSGQDKYCSPAVNYSGVSRRFHGGSKVL